A genomic segment from Nitrospira sp. encodes:
- a CDS encoding UDP-glucose 6-dehydrogenase, translated as MHISVIGTGYVGLVTGACFAEFGVNVTCMDTDERRITKLEKGEVPFFEPGITELVAKGIKEGRLHFTTDVAKAVDKALAIFIAVGTPPKSDGSADLSYVEEVGRGIAKNMTGYKVIVTKSTVPVGTGEKLREVIKANQTGRFRFDIVSNPEFLREGSAIEDFMRPNRVVIGADSEQAVAIMKDLYRPLYLLETPIVVTDIPTAEMIKYASNAFLAVKISFINEIATVCEKVGADVQMVSKGMGLDNRIGSKFLHAGPGFGGSCFPKDLAALVQTGERVGYPFQIAGAAAKVNYEQHLRMVAKVREACGGVKGKTLGVLGLSFKPNTNDMREAPSLTILGELMKDGATVRAYDPVSMEESTKLLPGLVPCQDPYGTAEGADGLIIMTEWNQFRNLDFERLKQSMRQPLLLDLRNVYDTDRVVGFGFRHVSVGRPTKDPFA; from the coding sequence ATGCATATCAGCGTGATTGGAACTGGTTATGTCGGCCTGGTCACCGGAGCCTGCTTCGCGGAATTCGGCGTGAACGTCACCTGTATGGATACGGACGAGCGCCGCATCACCAAGCTTGAGAAGGGCGAAGTCCCCTTTTTTGAACCGGGCATCACCGAACTGGTGGCCAAGGGCATCAAAGAAGGCCGGCTTCACTTCACCACCGATGTGGCCAAGGCCGTGGACAAGGCGTTGGCTATTTTTATCGCTGTCGGGACTCCGCCGAAGTCCGACGGCTCGGCCGACCTGTCCTATGTCGAGGAAGTGGGACGCGGCATCGCCAAAAACATGACCGGTTACAAAGTCATCGTCACCAAGTCCACGGTTCCGGTCGGGACCGGCGAAAAATTGCGTGAGGTGATCAAGGCCAACCAGACCGGCCGCTTCCGCTTCGATATCGTGTCGAATCCGGAATTCCTCCGTGAAGGCTCCGCCATCGAAGACTTCATGCGGCCGAACCGCGTGGTGATCGGGGCCGACAGCGAGCAGGCCGTCGCGATCATGAAGGATCTCTATCGCCCCCTCTACTTGCTGGAAACCCCGATCGTCGTAACCGATATTCCCACGGCCGAAATGATCAAATACGCCTCCAACGCATTTCTCGCCGTGAAGATCTCCTTCATCAATGAAATCGCCACGGTGTGCGAAAAGGTGGGGGCCGACGTACAAATGGTCTCCAAGGGCATGGGGCTCGACAATCGCATCGGGAGCAAGTTTTTGCATGCCGGACCCGGGTTCGGCGGCTCCTGTTTCCCAAAGGACTTGGCCGCGTTGGTCCAGACCGGAGAACGGGTGGGATACCCGTTTCAAATCGCCGGCGCCGCAGCCAAGGTGAATTATGAACAACACCTGCGCATGGTAGCCAAAGTCCGGGAGGCCTGCGGCGGGGTGAAGGGAAAGACCCTCGGCGTGCTGGGATTGTCGTTCAAACCCAACACCAACGACATGCGGGAAGCGCCATCCCTGACGATCCTCGGCGAGTTGATGAAAGACGGCGCGACCGTTCGCGCCTATGACCCGGTCTCGATGGAGGAATCCACGAAGTTGCTGCCGGGCCTGGTTCCCTGCCAGGACCCCTATGGCACAGCGGAGGGCGCCGATGGCCTGATCATCATGACCGAATGGAACCAGTTCAGAAATCTTGACTTCGAGCGGCTGAAACAGTCCATGCGGCAGCCGCTGCTGCTGGATCTACGCAACGTCTACGACACGGACCGCGTCGTCGGCTTCGGTTTCCGCCACGTCTCGGTCGGGCGCCCAACCAAGGACCCGTTCGCCTAG
- a CDS encoding PBS lyase HEAT domain protein repeat-containing protein: MADEAPAKLIQIGPKGGLKKDGFNLVTERVVAVNPEAKQLEVELLAYDGKTVVLDVGEEALEEFLKIKPGDGATIRVVEEGGKRIAKSFRVRAKDPNAAKADAMLIDLKDSHWLNRKYAAEVLGELKDPRAVGPLVDALTDEVGDVRQRAYDSLIKIGGTAVPSLVPLLAVEEDDVRQSATEIIRKIGKPAVEPLATALAEADDRLKIKIMKVLDRMGYKPKPKEGAQAEAAKLLS, from the coding sequence ATGGCAGATGAAGCACCGGCAAAACTGATTCAGATCGGACCGAAGGGTGGCCTCAAGAAAGACGGCTTCAACTTGGTGACGGAGCGGGTTGTGGCCGTCAATCCGGAAGCCAAGCAGTTGGAAGTCGAACTGCTCGCGTACGACGGGAAAACCGTCGTACTCGATGTGGGAGAAGAGGCCCTCGAAGAGTTCCTCAAGATCAAACCCGGCGACGGGGCGACGATCCGCGTGGTCGAAGAAGGCGGCAAGCGCATTGCGAAGAGCTTCCGGGTTCGCGCGAAGGATCCGAATGCGGCCAAGGCCGATGCCATGTTGATCGACTTGAAAGACTCCCATTGGCTCAACCGCAAATATGCGGCGGAAGTCCTCGGTGAGTTGAAAGATCCGCGCGCCGTAGGGCCGCTGGTCGATGCCCTCACCGACGAAGTGGGCGACGTGCGGCAACGGGCCTATGACTCGTTGATCAAGATCGGCGGGACGGCCGTGCCCTCCCTCGTGCCGTTGTTGGCTGTCGAGGAGGACGATGTGCGTCAATCGGCGACGGAAATCATCCGGAAGATCGGAAAACCGGCCGTCGAACCATTGGCCACGGCCCTGGCAGAAGCCGACGACCGGCTGAAGATCAAGATCATGAAGGTGCTCGACCGGATGGGTTATAAACCGAAGCCCAAAGAAGGGGCGCAGGCCGAGGCGGCGAAGCTTCTCAGCTAG
- a CDS encoding CBS domain protein has product MAASSGPIQRPLAMMMRPITRTVHPDDTLLAVARQLRDARVGAMLVSDHGDYVGIVSEADLVRKAMASGAAADQVLVRAVMSAPVMTIDIAQSAHEASDVMAERGIRHLVITEEGRVVGMISVRDLLRYFKNWGTL; this is encoded by the coding sequence ATGGCGGCATCGAGTGGACCCATCCAGCGACCCTTGGCGATGATGATGCGTCCCATCACCAGGACGGTGCATCCGGATGACACCTTGCTGGCTGTGGCGCGACAACTGCGCGATGCCAGGGTGGGGGCGATGCTCGTCTCCGATCATGGAGACTACGTGGGCATCGTCAGTGAGGCGGACCTGGTTCGAAAGGCCATGGCCAGCGGGGCAGCCGCCGATCAGGTTCTTGTGCGGGCGGTGATGAGCGCACCGGTGATGACGATCGATATTGCCCAATCGGCGCATGAGGCGAGCGATGTCATGGCTGAACGAGGGATCCGACACCTCGTCATTACTGAAGAAGGCCGCGTGGTCGGCATGATTTCGGTGCGCGATCTGCTTCGCTACTTCAAGAATTGGGGAACGCTGTAA
- a CDS encoding PBS lyase HEAT domain protein repeat-containing protein — translation MSETARIAQLISALRDDNDALRDHAMASLGQMGIEAVPQLIGLMADEDAVVREAAATAVVRIGPVAFDHLLDALRDDEWAIREQAANALGRLRDTRAVEPLMAVLKDKDGAVRTAAVWALERIGDARATPGLIDALGDGTVREDVARVLKKIGDSRAVDALIDGLLGPNWMVRRHAAEALGKIGDPRSADALIRSLQDEDWLVRRNAAESLARLGAKQAIEPLLPLLEDENTMVQETVEGVLASLGWKQAASS, via the coding sequence ATGAGTGAGACAGCAAGAATTGCGCAATTGATTTCCGCGCTTCGCGACGATAATGACGCGTTGCGGGACCATGCGATGGCAAGCCTGGGGCAGATGGGCATCGAGGCCGTTCCCCAACTGATCGGTCTGATGGCGGATGAGGATGCCGTCGTACGTGAAGCGGCGGCGACCGCCGTGGTGCGTATCGGCCCCGTCGCCTTCGATCATCTGCTCGACGCGCTCCGCGACGATGAATGGGCGATTCGTGAACAGGCGGCGAATGCGCTGGGACGTCTGCGTGATACGCGGGCGGTCGAGCCCCTCATGGCGGTCCTGAAAGACAAAGACGGCGCCGTCAGGACGGCGGCGGTGTGGGCGTTGGAACGCATTGGAGACGCACGGGCGACGCCAGGTTTGATCGACGCACTCGGCGACGGCACGGTGCGCGAGGATGTGGCGCGAGTCCTGAAAAAAATCGGCGACAGCAGGGCGGTCGATGCGCTGATCGACGGTCTCTTGGGCCCCAATTGGATGGTGCGACGCCATGCGGCTGAGGCGCTCGGGAAAATCGGCGATCCGCGTAGCGCCGATGCGTTGATCCGGTCGCTGCAGGATGAGGATTGGCTCGTGCGCCGGAATGCCGCCGAGTCGTTGGCGCGTCTGGGGGCGAAGCAGGCGATCGAGCCGTTGCTTCCTCTCTTGGAAGACGAAAATACGATGGTGCAGGAAACGGTCGAAGGTGTGCTCGCGAGTTTGGGGTGGAAACAGGCGGCCTCGTCATAA